In Tachysurus fulvidraco isolate hzauxx_2018 chromosome 5, HZAU_PFXX_2.0, whole genome shotgun sequence, the genomic stretch AAAATGCATCAGATTTTCTCCCACAAATTTTGGTTAACTCATTCAAACGGCTATGTCTTCATCTTGGAAATCAACTGCAGACTCctttctggctttttttttttttttttgctggtgtTAGAGTAGTAGTTCTTGGTTCTAGAGTAGGTCATGGTGATGTAGGTCTCTCCTCATGGTGGCTGTGGATACTTTGATATGATGAATTGAACATGCTGGACCAAATTTCAGTTCATAATTTTTTGAGGATTGAATTTGTTGCTCTTTCCTTAGCAATCCAGTATGTGACCCCAAGAATGTAACCTTTGTTTTTGATGATGTTTGTGGTACCTTTAGTTCTCCTAAAGTGGAACCAGACATGTGgtggttaaattttttttttttttagattttagctAAGTTGCTTGGAATTCCTTATGATATAAAGGGCAAAAAGGCACTTGCTCTAGGccattttacagcatttttatGATCTAATCAGAATCTTTTAAAAGTCATTACATATATTTCCCGAATAAtctataatgtttaaaaagaaagtctataaatctaaaaataaatctgtcacAAATTAATTGATTTAAAGTTACATTTCACCTATTAAATTCCCCTGTCATAGCaacataaatgtatattaaatctCACTAAATCCCTGGTTATGACCACATACTGTAGGTATCTAAGTAATCATAACTGAAATTGTAGGCACACTTTCAATAAGTTAATATATCTTGTGCGCCATCAACGGGTCATTATTGGCATTAAAATACTTTAATATTCCTTAATTCCATGTTGATAAATGAAGCCCAAGATTGTAAAATGATTATAAGTTATTAGAATGGTCTTAGCTACTGATCAGGTTGTCTATATTAAAATGTTGCAAGCAGCTTGAGGTCAGACTGTTCTCCAGATTTATTCATATATGTTGTAAAAAAGTGCTACGAAAGGAACAAAAGTAATGCTGTTCTAGAAAAATCATCAACAAAGGCCTGATGTGTCAACTAAAGTtggttattttcctataacagcacatcctaaAGAGTTTTATTTCCCTGATACCACAGCAATTTTGCATTGAAAACAATTTTTACTGCCTCTAATACCACAGGATATTGTCAagatcttatttttatatacaaatatatttatattacattttatggAATCTctataatcattttattataagTCTCTATAAAcaatttatttcctgttttcacttatgttatagcagctagaaACAATACCGTAATTCCCCCACGAGCAAATTTTCATAATAACAGCTTAACTTAGAGTCATTGCTGCATTTCTTATAATGTCTTGCtgcatatttttaaaagcaatttttgataaaaaaaaaaaactttccttgGAAGTAATCATTTTCTGTATTCCATTTTTAAGCAGCATGTGTTGATTAATATCTGAAGAAATCTTACCTGCTTGATTTTTGCAGTCAGTTGTTTCTTGCCAAAATCGCTCAGTGTGGATTTACAAGCTGATACAATACATTGAGCAAATTGGCAACCATACTGTTTTCCTAGAAAGTAGGATCACAAGGTGTCCAaaaatactgttaaaaaaatgttatacaaaacaactttttttcatttaaaaatgaaaattatattaCCAATTTAAATCCATTTGATAAATACAGGCATTTCACAAGGCATGCCCAACAAAGACACAATACGTTATTACAATTCTGTCTagcaacacacactgaaatCCTGCAACATGTTGAAGAACATTTTATCGTTCCAAAGTCTCAGACAAGGTCTCATTGAGAAACAGTATGTGGGCTGTCCTTTAGGCTGATGAAAATGTATTCCTAATACAGGTATAACCCAATGACCCTAACCCTAGAAATGCATGTCTGGAAAAGAATACCCACAATGCCTTTCCCATTGTAAAACTTATTATACTGATTTTCATTCATCTGTATTAAAACTCTAAACAACACACTGTAGTCAACAATTAGTGACTGGGTTATACCCATACTGTTCTGAGTCTTAACTTagacacactttcacacacatacacacgtatgaATAATTTACTtgaacataataatataaaaggATCAAGCATGtacaaaaagataaaataacttCTGAAATGAACAATATTATACAGTTGTAAATAGGGCAAGGTATAAAATGTGAAATCACTCCGTTCACGTACAGTATGGATGTATAATGGATGTGAAAGTTTAGACCTTGTGCCATCTGATATCAAGAGTGTCTTTAAACATCATGTGCCGGTGTACTGCTCTTCAGCATTCTCAAAGGTACTGTGTACTTTATGAGTCAACATTGCTGTTTGTGCCATCCTTCATAGATACTATATCTTAGCTTCCTTCCATTTATTGACCTTCAGgaggtacagttttttttaaacatcataGTGCATCTGTAATTGTGAGGTCATCTTTAGATGACCACTGTGAATCGCATaaatcacacccacacacactctctcactctgcctTCGGAGGCTAGGAGTCTTTGAGCATGTTAATGCGGGCGAAGATCTTGAGCGCTGGACCTAGTTTGATGTTCATAGCACTCATTAAATGGTCCTCCTTCAGTAGCAGCATGGCTTGTCCATCAATCTCTTGAGAACGGAATTCATCAGCAATTTCCTGGCAACCTGTCATGACCACAGAGCAGTCATTATAAAAGTAAGGCATAAATTCTAGCAAGGAATTGTTATATAAAAGGATATAAAAGGTTTAAATGATCTCAAATCATCTATTTGTAAATCACTGACCTGGCAGAGAGCGGATGAACTCAAACACCTCCTGCACATTCCACTTGGTAGGGTCACATGGCAGGAAGTGCTGGCTGAGTGTTGGAATGTCTTCCGGATCGGAGGTGGAGGGTCCTCGGGGTGGCCCCACAGGGCTGGAGCTGGCTGCAGATAGAGGAGACGGTGGCTCTTCGTAACTGGAGATGTCTGAGCAAGGACTGGACTCTCCTTGACTGGGTTGAGAGGGGAGTGGAGAGGACACAGATTCGCCCTGAGACTGCTGGCAAACAGACAACCtctgcaaaaacacagacagaagtgTGACAGAAGTTAGAGTGAAAACTAAGATGCTGAATATGGTTTGAGTATTAGTGTAACAAGACCATGTAGAAATATACTGTTTGtcgacacctgaccatcacacccacatgcCTGTCTTGCCCAACCTGTTTCCATAAAGTTGGAAGTACACAGTTGGTTGTTCTATACAGTTTTGTAGAACAACCAACTGTGTACTTCCAACTTTATGGAAACAGGTTGGGGAAGACAGgcatgtgggtgtgatggtcaggtgtcgaCAAACAGTTGGTTGTTCTTTACAATTTTATAGAATGTATTttttgctgtagcattacaatatATTCTGGAGTGGCCTCATGACCTCAAACCCACCAAACACGTTTGGGATCAAATAGAAACCTTTGCAATTCAAACATCCTATCCCAACATCAGTTCCTGAGCTCATTATTGCTCTTAAGATGGAATAAGCAAATCCCTGCACTTACAGTATACTCCAAACTCTAGTAGAAAGCCTTCTAAGAATAGTAGAAGCTATTATAAAAGCAAAGGATGACTAATTATGGAATGGATGTTCGataagcacatatgggtgtgatggccATGTGCCAACAAACATTTGGTCCTAATCTACATGGTAAGGACTAATTACTATTCTATTCCTATGTATTGTAATTAAGCTTCCCGTAACAAACTGATGAGTCTTATTccaaattaattttgttttgactGAAGTCATGAACCGATATAAACACTCTTAATCTGGGAAAGATGAGATCGATCAGGATGCTCAaagaacacaataaaatatattatttattagagCATGTCAATTTACAAAAGTTGCAGACTACAAATCCCATGATCCTCAGCCCATCAAACTATTAAATAACTATTCAttgataaataacattttaaaacctTTTGAATGTAATGTCATATAGTCTTTGGattatataaagttaataatagaTAAAGCATTATACAACAATCAATTTATTATATTGAACTAGATTTAGAattgtgtgtgctgtttttgGAAGATGTTAACCTGTTTCTTGGACTCTGTGCTTCTGCAACTTCGACTTTGTGACCTTCGTCTCCACCGACTGGCTGTTTTGGAACGGTCAGGGTGGAAGAGACCAATCCGTTTTGTGCAACCGACGTTGTACCTGGTAAAAAGCAACACAAAATATGGTTACTAAATGAACATGGCGATCTCTTGTACCATAGTTATGTGATgttaaacattaacattcaaTTACTCTACCTTTTTGCACACACCACCGAGCAGAAGCGCTTGGAGCCTTTAAACTTGTAGGCAAAGTCGACCCTTCCGCACAACTCACACGTCAACTTGGGCTCTTCTGCCTCCTCCTCATCTCTCACTGCTGGATCTGGGAACATCccaatgtaaacatatataaagcAGGCTAAAACTCCAGCACCTTGAAATTGACCAATTGAAGAAGAGATATAAGATGATTGAAATCTAAGCTAATATGTATGAAAATAACTGTCTAATCCCTGTGAAGTCTAGCCTATATAAATCAGTGAAGATTTATATTCCATCACATGCAAAACAATATTAGATTAATCTGTAATCTAAATATCATAATTAAGCTTTATTTTGCACCTTGTTGAGAGGGTTCCTCCGGTTCAGAGTCAGTGGTGGTGGGGGCGTTGCTCAGTGGGGTTGTCTGTGAGTCTGAAGGCAGGGGCTTCTCTGATTTCTTAAGGTTGTCTGACTGAACTGGAGACCTCTCCACCTGCAAATATGCACAATTACCCATAAATACACAACAAACCatgtttgtacattttatttgtgttttttgtaatacaaattttaaaaaaaagtttttgaaaaagTTTTGGATGATTGCTCTGACCATGATTGCAATATACTCTGGCAGACCTGAAAACAAATCTTTCGACACGGGCCAAGAGCTTCAGATAATtgtcacatcaaacatcagaatataCCAAAAAAAGAGATCCCAGTGACACACTGCTTCGACTTTTCCAGAAACAACGGATATACTGGGATATTCAAGCAACAGCCCATACAAGTTACTcagaagagatgagagaggtcagaagAGAAAGTCCAGACTGTTTTTAGCTGAGAGGAAGGTTACTGTAACcaaaataaccactctttacaacagagGTGAACATTAGGGCACAGCATGCCGAACCTTTGAGGCAGATGGGCTATAACAGcaagaaaaaacccaaaaaaacactttgttcTGTTCCTGTCAGCCACAAACAGACATTTGAGGCTGCTTTGGGCACAGACTCACCGAAACGGGAGTAGAATGGAAACAACTTTGACAACAAAATGTCTTTGTGTCCTGTAACATTACAAGTTCCCTTTACTTTAACCAAGTGCCTAAAcatgtttcagcatgacaatttCCCGGTGCAGACACTGAGGTCCAAATAATTTGGTGTGCCACAGAACTTTGTGTGGAAGAACTTGGCCTGCAAAGAggcctgacctcaaccccattaAACACCTCTGGGATAAGCTGCAACACTGATTGTACAACAGGCCTCCTTActcaacatcagtgcctgacctcactaatgctcttccCCACAGGCATGCTTCAAAACAGAATGGAATATCACTCACAGAAtaatacagtttattataaCGGGACAGATATCATTAAATGAAGCTCAGGTACGTATATTCAGTAAATTCAGgtatgtatattaaaaatagtcataattttaattttacaatAATATACCACATGAGGGCGACATGACACACTCACCACTCACATCCTTTATTAATTGACCTTTCTGACTgtgcagagagaaatacactgtATTGCAAAAGTCATGCCGATCACAACTTTTATACACAACCCACCCAACCATTATAGAATTATTTATAAGGTAATCTATCCTGTGGCTATATATCTTCAACTAGAGTAACTCAATGTTGTCAGGTCTGAAGTCCTCCTGGGAAGCAATCTGACTTTTGGATTTTGCCATTAGTTAACTGCTATTTAGACTAGTAAGCCTACAtcattatgtaataaataaataatacctaatacaatatatataattttgatATCTAATACTGATAATCAAAAGTTCCGACCAAGAATGTTTTTGTCATTCATAGGTTCTATATGGCTTGAAGTGAGGTGCACAGGCACAGTTAATCAGCTAAGGCTATGTATTAGACATGGGACATGCGATAGCCCTTTGTACAGCAACAGTCAGACAGGAATGCTATTATATATTCAGTTGTAAGTATATTGACTGAAACTGACAGCACAGACAAATCTGTCAATTCAACCTAATCCTTTATTTTGGTTGTGCTGGTTTCCTCACCCACACTTAAAGATTATGAGGTGGATAAGTATTGATGAAGCCCCTCACTGAAGCATCTTCAAACTTACACCACTTATCCAATGGCCTGGTCTTGCAACAAAATAATGACTTCATCTCTTTAGAATGACTAGAATGATTTAAAGCATCTGACTTATCCAGCCCTTTGCATTTCCTaattaacattcatttttaatagatAAAAATGACATCACAGTGTGGAAATTAACATATGCAGTACGCCTTTGTAAACATACCCTCATTAATGTGGACACGGTCTTAGGCCCTCTTATCATGCCAGACATATGGTCTCATCAAGGTTGTGTTCTGGCTGCCAGATTCAGATGAGTTCATTGTTACCATACCAATGCAGTGTGTGGGCCATATGAAAGTGGTAAGCCAGAATTGGGCCTTTACACATTTGTTTGGCTTGTAGGGATGTCCCACAAAACAGTTCTGCTGCTGGACATCTCTGAAATGATCTGGCTTTAATAGATGCTCTCACTATTCTGTCTTATACTGTAGGCTATACTGCAAGTTGTTTAGGGAAATGAATATCATGAATGTCATGAATACTGTTCCAGGTTTATCTACATTTGCTGGTTTTGCTTAGCCATCAGTGTAACAGTAGATTGTACTCACTGGAAATGGTACAGCTCCCTCTTGGATGACAAAGCCTTCAATCACATGTGTGAGCACATGGGGCTTCACGATGGCCTGAGGTGGTTTGTTTTCACCGTTGGCCGGCTCAGTTTCTCCTCGGGGGGTCATGGCGGCTGTGCTCGGAGTCTCCACTGCTCCTGCTTGAAAACACCAAAGTGTATTTATCTCCTTGACAGTTATTGCATCAGAAGCAAAACTACAGTTAAACTGCACATTCAATAACCTTTACTACCTCCCACTCGATTCAGAGATTAAGTACAGTAGATATATATTTAGTGTCACTTAGCCAACATATCAGAATGACCAAGATGACTTCATACTCTTACAGACTTACAAAcagcaaaatattaaataacaatGCCTCTTATTTTGTTTGACAATAAGAAGTGTACTGAATATGTACTTGTTTATTGAATAAGTACCAGTTTATTTGTAACTCTTTTAAGTCTTTGTTAAGTAAGGAGCTACATTGTAAGTGAGATCTTAACTAAAACTGGTTTAACTGATTTAAGGCACTTACAATCACTAAAAGGCTAAAACTCTCACACTTCTAGAATTAAACATGAAAGTCACAAAACACCTAAACCAGTATGTATCAGCATGTAATGAGGCAAACTGCTCACCAAGGTAGACTAAAACCTGCTTAGCTTCAGTGGCACGGTCCAATTCTGTGTGGAAACGTGTAAGCGCTCTCATCTCATGAGCCTGTGAGGAAAATCTGCACACGAAATCTTCCAGTACTGCTAAACGTGCAGCCTCTCCACTCTCTTCATTGCCTCACTAAACAGAACTACACCCTGCCTTCTGTTTCATGGGAAACTCACCCTCCTGCTCTAGATTACCGCCCCTTCAACTCTCCCAAAGGAGTTGTCTCATACACAAGCACACGTACACTGCAAATACGCTTTTTTGTGTGGGAGGAATCAAATAgagtaatatatttttttcactgcaGCTGTGGCTGCTAACATTCTCTGAATCACCACTTCGTTTTTTGAGGAAATAATCATATGGCTTACTTGGCTTACATGCTTCGGTTTTATAACCCATTCAGAAGTGGATGTTTCATCGCTGACTGTGAAGTTAATCTATAATCCATGTTAAGTATTTCAGATAGAAATTGCTTCTTATAAGAATATCAATGTAGATTTTTTATTGAAGAGTGCGTCAAAGGGCACTAAGggtccatatacagtatatataactgAATACTTTGATTACTTACAGTAAATCTTATACTGTAGCCTTTGTAATCATCAGACCTCAACCCAACTGAATACCTATAAAATAGAGACTCTCTCTACCACCATCAAAACTTCATCTTTTAGAAAATCAGTGTTCTAACCTCCTGTTCTGTCCCAGAGACTTCAATCACTATCACACTGAAGCAGTTTACACAGCTACTTGTGTCACAAAACCTAACACACTGGGTCTTATTAAGTCATGTAGTAACTACAAAACAGTAAGACACTGCTTGATTGCAGTACTGCCGTTTAAGGAGAACCAAAGGCTCTTGAAAATCCAAGCATATTTTACTGTTCTCACCTCTCCCATCACAGTTGATTCAGATACTCAGCTATGATAGCCATGATAGGTTATGGTGAGCCATAAGAATGATATAATTTACAGTGCAGGTTTCAGAGCATGATACCTTGAGTTTGATCTGTGACAGTCCCAGTGTCTGCTTTAGGTGGCTCTGGTGGATTGGTGTCCTGTGGTGGTGCAGATGTAGGCAACTGGGCAACAAGAGGCTGACAAATCTCTCTTATTACCAGGGATGTAGGCTTATCTTTACTGTCCTGAGCAAGTCTGGACGCCTGAGACAAGACAAGATTAGACGATGTGTAAGTTAGAGGCACAGAACAGAAGAAGTCTTTAATCTCAGTGGTTTACAGCTCAGGTTGTATGCAATAACACATGGCATtcagtatatttatttgtgaatcaGCTTATGTACAGTCGGGAACTTAATGCATTGTCATAACAAAGTGGAATAAACATTATGCACAATGCACCGTGTAGCCTATATAGTAAATAATGTGTGGCTTTGAACTCTCTAGTGGACCAACATTTTATTGATGTGACTGATTTGTTACTTAAAAAATGATATGGCTAAATCACACATTGTGCTTATTCTTACtgtgattttattaattaatttgaggactagtggttaaggtttcaTTTTGGACAAAGCATTAGTGAATGGTGGTTTGTATGATCAGTCAGTGAGAGTGGTGTAGTTGCATACCTGGCTATGTGCAGGTTGGATCTGCAGGTTGATGGCTGTAAGCTGGACGGGCTGAGATTTAGACTGGTTCAGGCCTGAGTGCTGGCTCACTGTGGAATGGAAGATGGTGGCCTGTTGGCTCTGAGCTGATCCCTGGCTGAGAGCTGGTGGTTTAGGCAAGACAGGGACAGGTCCTCCAGCTGTGGTACTCTGGAGGCCAAGTGAGGCAGTTGCTTGTGGGTGGGGCTGGATTGAGGCAGTCTGTAATAATTGGGTCTGCATTCGAGGAGTGGGTGGAGCTTGGGATTGAATGACAAACTGTTGTGGTTGCTGCTTGATGAGAGCTTGGGGTTGAATCTGGGCATAGGCTAGAAAgatcacacacatgcaaatgtATCTCATGTATCAGCTACAACAGCACATGTAACAAATAAAGCTTTGAAATCTTGAATGAAATGACAAATTAAATTGTCTCTGATTGGctcaatttattaaaatatacattgtTCATATGTGTGCTTGAGTCTATATTAATATACTTACTAACAACTAGAACTCAACATACACTTGGCTAGCTAATGAATTCCTCATTTGTCCACCTCTGAAACTCTAGATGAACAATCCATTTTTTACTCTCTTGCATGACGTTTCTAAGCTAACAgcacaataataaaaattgcTTCTGCTTTGGAGTGTACTGCATCCAAGAATATGTAATGCAAATAACTGTTGGTGCTTTTAATACGCATGTGGTGCACAGCTTGCTGgaaattgtgtttaaatatgTGGTCAATTCAGCTTAGCTTCAGGATCCTTTAGCACACACTGTGCCGAAAGAGATCATTATGAGACAATGCAGTGTTAACAggctgtatagtgtgtgtgtgtgtgtgtgtgtgtgtgtgtgtgtgtgtgtgtgtgtgtgtgtttgtgtgtgttgggagcAGAGGTACACTACATTTCCGACTGAATGATGGATATTAGTAGCAGAGCACATTGAGATTCCtatgaaaacaaacagaatgaaaatgtGAGAAGGAATCTAGTTTCTCTCTCCTCTGGATGGCGTGGGATAGAGAATTCAGATGACTCAATCCAGATGACCATACCCTCCTACTCCTTTCTCTCCCACTATCCCTCCCTCTCCCACTCAgacttttttgcttttctcctcacactctttctccctttctctctccttctctcataCTGTAGGGTTGATGAGTTAATCCTTCCAGATTGTTGAACCCGGCCCTGGAAAACCCCAGACTTTCCACACACAAATTTTTGTCACAACACATTCATACAATTTATAGCATGAGCAATTTATGCAAATAACCAATGACTTATATGTATTTGTACCTTTGCTGCATTAAAATTTTgacaattataataaaaaaggcaatttttgtatttaactcaGTACACAGAGAAGTCATGTGTGTAAGATCAGAAGTTAATGGGAGATTAAGCTCTGCCTCAGTGAACAAACAGTCGAACAGATAAACATTCATTCCCTCgatacagctttcctctgtagATATACACCTCTACCCAACATTCAGGGTGTGACTAATACCTCACCTCTAAAGACCTGTAATATATCATGTAGCTAACCAACCTTACTTTAGCAAGCAAATATAATCAATGATGTCATAAGCCTAGTTTCTAGTAAACATTTTATGGACCTTAAGTAAATAGTcatcaaaagaaaatgaatcagcaATCCTGTTAAATTAAAAACCTGAGGACGACTGGGGTACGTGAATGCTCAATGTACATGCCTGTCATTGGTCTAtgttcaaaaacagaaaaagtcagACAACAGCAGTGAGACATATTGCTTTAGGGATCCCAGCTAGATCTAGAGCTCAGTTTAGTTTCTGTGAGGAGTTTTGCATATTCTATCTGTTTCCATGTGGGCAGACCTTGTTTGGATTATATCTTGTCTAGTCTGGGTCATGGGCTTGAGATAAAGAACTGTAGGACCACTGGCCATCAACTCAACAGACATGTGAAAGTGTGCTGGCAATGTGCAATTTATAGCCTCGTACCTTGCTGATTTACTTGGAAAATCTTGTTTGAATCACTCATTTAAGCATTTTTGACAGACCAAACTTTCAGTTGATCATAATTTGTTTGATATTTTTCACCCTAAGTTTTGCATATTCACATAAAAATGATGTTTGGAAAGCTTTTAATTggcttgtgcacacacacatacacacaattcaatgaaacaatgaattaatatcattcattcattcaaaaacCAGACAAAACCTAATAATTCTAAGGTCACAAACTTTTGTGGCAGTGCTTTTAAGACCAGAGATGATGTGCAACAAACCAATGAATGCATGTTACAAGCCTTACCATGTCACCAACACCAAGGAAGCACAACAAAGCAGTCACATTTACCAGAGGCATAGGCTAGTATTTCAGAATGGGAAAAAGCTGGTAAGTAAGTGTGACTTAGTTTGTAATATGTTTGTCAGGTTTATACAGATGTTTGAGTTGTATATAAGACAAgggatttaaatatttatactcATTGACTTTGTTCTGCAGCAGTACCTAGAACAAATATAGACATCACTTCACAAGAGCTGGACAGCTGTTAACCAGGTTATGGCGATTTATATCTGGCCAGATCTAGACCTGTTGTGTTTCCCTGTTTCAATTTAGAAGTTCCACAGCTCAATGCCACATTTGCTGACCCAAATAAAAGATCAGAGGAACTTGATTATCCTATTTGCTcatatttttaatagttttgtCTCATTTAGATAGTTCTTACTTGGTGCGATAAGGGGCTGAGTCGATGTCACACTGCGGCTCATATTCACTGCCTTGGCTTCAGGCTCGCCgctctctggtttcttccctcCATCAGTGGTGAGCATAGGGAGCCCACCCTTCCCTGTGATGGTTCCTGAGTTGGAGACACTCTGGCTAGGGGTCTTGATGAGTGGAGTAGGCTGGATGGAGACAGGAGTCTGCTTAAGGCTCAGGGCCTGTAGACCAGTGGATTGAGAGGAGGACGTCACCCCCTGATGACTGCGAAGGGCAAGATTCTGGACCTGGGAGGCACATTTGAAGAATGACTTAATTTAACTGCAGGATGATATTAATTCAACTGCAGTTGGACCCATTTGTAACCTATTTGCTATAGGATTACTAAATAATATATGGCCAGTAAAGtaaatatcaataaaacaaatttacagTAAAGTACTGTAATGTCCTACAAAGtatgaaaatataatttaaaaataacacaggCTGATCATTCGGCAGACGCTTGTATCAAAATAAAGGGATTTATTATCAATGCAGGAAACCAAAGAACTGCAGTTTAAGGACCTAATCAtgacagtgtggtggtgctagGATTTGAAAACATGACCTTTTGTTCTATAAGCCTCAACCAATGAGATACTATATTAACTAATTTGCACTGATTTAATGAGTTAATGCACACTTTTGGTATGAGTTAATTCTGTGATGGTAGttgtttacagaaatattacagTACTTTATCAAAGTACTGTCAAACGTGTTAGTCTAAAACATActtttctgtgtgtgcatttatgtgAACTACAGCTCTGAAATCTAAATCAGAAGGTGTTAATTGATTTTCCTCAACTGCAACTTGAACAGTAGATCTGACTGCAAGGTTCTTCTATTATGTGACTGCTTCTATAATAACAACTTACATACTTATATATTGGACATTCCATTTAAATGGATTTATGAGTGACATTTTAAGTGAAAAGCTGTAACTTTACGCTTCCATAAATGATAAAATCTTTGAGAACAAAGGGCCATGCAGTTTCTTAGAAACACTACAAACTACTTCAAGGGATAGAACAGGTCTGGCTGGTGAAGGAACGACTGTTTACAGCTTTTATAATGCAAGGTTACTACTTTTTGTAGGTTACTACAAGAACTACCATGTTGTGTATACGTTCTGcaacattaacactattaataaatgggacattttttttttaaaataaataaacaattgcaATAATTTGCAAATAGATGtgttaaaacaaaacacttcaggaaggtgtgtgtgtgtgtgtgtgtgtgtgtgtgtgtgtgtgtgtgtgtacctgtgcagACGCAGACTGGGTGTTGCTGGTTCCACTGGTGTCAGACTGGAGAGCAGTCACAGTAGCTGTGGGAGCGAGGATAAGCTGGGGAGAAAGAGGAACAGCTCGGCCAAGACTCCTAGCTACATGCACCAGGTTATTTTGCTGAGCCTGggaacacgaacacacacacaactgttttaaactaaattattctaatttcaattaaaaaaaaaaatgaatcaaaacaataactttttgtataaaaatgtttttaaaataatattgtttagatttaaaaaaaaatcgatggataaatatatatatataatgtatactgtatgtcattatTTGTTAGTGTTTGTTATCCTTTGTACTGTAGGTGCT encodes the following:
- the phc2b gene encoding polyhomeotic-like protein 2b isoform X1; translation: MLVLRRQYWDTHTCMHTHTHASDKEATGSRGMGLTTGAHAGPQRSLQRLCQRGSRGSKLKRQGGTMEGEQGPPASIASMASTSSSSTNTTSSTNSNSSTPNTTNTTNTSIVPSVSSSSSTSSGRQTVSQISVYSGIPDRQTVQVIQQALHRQPSTAAQYLQQMYAAQQQHLMLQTAALQQQHLSTAQLQSLAAVQQATLAAGRQSSTQNGTTSTQSGSSQTTINLTTSPATAHLISRAQSVNSSPSAISQQAVLLGNASSPSLTATQAQMYLRAQMAQQNNLVHVARSLGRAVPLSPQLILAPTATVTALQSDTSGTSNTQSASAQVQNLALRSHQGVTSSSQSTGLQALSLKQTPVSIQPTPLIKTPSQSVSNSGTITGKGGLPMLTTDGGKKPESGEPEAKAVNMSRSVTSTQPLIAPTYAQIQPQALIKQQPQQFVIQSQAPPTPRMQTQLLQTASIQPHPQATASLGLQSTTAGGPVPVLPKPPALSQGSAQSQQATIFHSTVSQHSGLNQSKSQPVQLTAINLQIQPAHSQASRLAQDSKDKPTSLVIREICQPLVAQLPTSAPPQDTNPPEPPKADTGTVTDQTQAGAVETPSTAAMTPRGETEPANGENKPPQAIVKPHVLTHVIEGFVIQEGAVPFPVERSPVQSDNLKKSEKPLPSDSQTTPLSNAPTTTDSEPEEPSQQDPAVRDEEEAEEPKLTCELCGRVDFAYKFKGSKRFCSVVCAKRYNVGCTKRIGLFHPDRSKTASRWRRRSQSRSCRSTESKKQRLSVCQQSQGESVSSPLPSQPSQGESSPCSDISSYEEPPSPLSAASSSPVGPPRGPSTSDPEDIPTLSQHFLPCDPTKWNVQEVFEFIRSLPGCQEIADEFRSQEIDGQAMLLLKEDHLMSAMNIKLGPALKIFARINMLKDS
- the phc2b gene encoding polyhomeotic-like protein 2b isoform X4; its protein translation is MEGEQGPPASIASMASTSSSSTNTTSSTNSNSSTPNTTNTTNTSIVPSVSSSSSTSSGRQTVSQISVYSGIPDRQTVQVIQQALHRQPSTAAQYLQQMYAAQQQHLMLQTAALQQQHLSTAQLQSLAAVQQATLAAGRQSSTQNGTTSTQSGSSQTTINLTTSPATAHLISRAQSVNSSPSAISQQAVLLGNASSPSLTATQAQMYLRAQMAQQNNLVHVARSLGRAVPLSPQLILAPTATVTALQSDTSGTSNTQSASAQVQNLALRSHQGVTSSSQSTGLQALSLKQTPVSIQPTPLIKTPSQSVSNSGTITGKGGLPMLTTDGGKKPESGEPEAKAVNMSRSVTSTQPLIAPTYAQIQPQALIKQQPQQFVIQSQAPPTPRMQTQLLQTASIQPHPQATASLGLQSTTAGGPVPVLPKPPALSQGSAQSQQATIFHSTVSQHSGLNQSKSQPVQLTAINLQIQPAHSQASRLAQDSKDKPTSLVIREICQPLVAQLPTSAPPQDTNPPEPPKADTGTVTDQTQAGAVETPSTAAMTPRGETEPANGENKPPQAIVKPHVLTHVIEGFVIQEGAVPFPVERSPVQSDNLKKSEKPLPSDSQTTPLSNAPTTTDSEPEEPSQQDPAVRDEEEAEEPKLTCELCGRVDFAYKFKGSKRFCSVVCAKRYNVGCTKRIGLFHPDRSKTASRWRRRSQSRSCRSTESKKQRLSVCQQSQGESVSSPLPSQPSQGESSPCSDISSYEEPPSPLSAASSSPVGPPRGPSTSDPEDIPTLSQHFLPCDPTKWNVQEVFEFIRSLPGCQEIADEFRSQEIDGQAMLLLKEDHLMSAMNIKLGPALKIFARINMLKDS